From the Hemicordylus capensis ecotype Gifberg chromosome 1, rHemCap1.1.pri, whole genome shotgun sequence genome, the window TCTCTTGTGCTGTTCAGAAAATAGAATATGTATAAGAGGAGACCTTGAAtatggttccccagatgttgttggactacaaccacattgcctttggccattgtggccgggggtgatgggaattgtagtccaacaagagctagAGCCTCAGCTTGGTCACTTCTGCTCTAGAGTTAGTGAAAAAGCAAAAGGCCCGTTATTTagtatctctctctttctacctTCTGTCAATAAATAATATCCTGTTTTATTCCTGAATACGTTTAGAGCTGAAATGTGTGTGGCAGGGCTATATGATTCTCTCCACTATTCCACACAGTCTATTGTACCATCTCATTCTTCTGCACATAAGTATTATAAGTAAGTATCAAGAGTTTACCCTTCAAAGTATCAAGACCTTAAGTATCAGGAGTTTACCTCCCAAACATTTCACAATTAGACTCTTCCCTCTTTGAGCCCAATCATAGCAACAGTGTGAAATGGCACATAAAAGAACCATGGGGAAAAGTGTGCTCCTTTTGTTGAGACTTTGCTCACAGGTGCAGACTATATTGTCTATTCATTTCTACTTTACATTCTTTTTTTAAGCTGAAAAGTTAGCAACCTTTCTGATGGTAAAAGTTAGGGAGTTGACAACCCTTCCTAATTCTGGTGCTAGAAGTGCCTGCAACTCTTATGAATCTCTGTGGGGCAGGGAACAATCGCCTTAGGCcagccattctctctcagcctaacctaccttaggGGGTTGTTGTGATGTGGGGGAAAggctttgtacactgccccaagtccctctgttaaaaagtggggtggaaatagaataataaataacatacatgtttcttttgctgtgtaaaccgctttgagaacttttgctgcaGGGTTTATTCGATGCTGCCCCAGCAactgcacaacacacacacacactccgcccATCATCATCTCCCAGACTTTTTctaattgaaaaaagaaaaccataacagagggaagggaaaatgagAACGAACAGAGAGacgagaaagagacagagagggaggagggaaggacgAGTAAGAAAATaagagaagggaagaaaaagaaggagGTTAGCAAAGAATGGATGAGATTATTTCCCTTCCCAACTATAGCTGAGAACGGAGACATTTTTTTCTCGTCTACTTCTACAACTCTGTTCTTTATTAAACTCCCCCAATACTCCCAACTCCCGAAAGACCTACTTCCCACGGCACCTcgttttgctgaaaagcggcatTCTACATATGTTAACCTTGGCCCGCAAGAGGGCAGGCCTTCGCCACCATGCTCTCCCGAAGCCTCTCTCCGTACCTCCTGCCCGTTGTATCTGGCCAGCTCGGACTCCGTGAAGAGGCGCACGGGTCTCTTCCGCGGCACGGGCTGCTGGAAGCGGAGCTCCTGTTCGCTCCTCGCCTCCTGGGAGCCCAGCCAGGCCAGCGCCAGCAGGGCGAGAGCCAAGCCGGAGCGGTCGGCCATGGCAGGCACTCTGGAGGAGGCGGGGCAAGAGAGGCTGCCGGAGGGGCTGGAAGGAGATCGGGTATTTCGGAAGAAACAACGCCTCCTGAGTCCTGACCCTTCGACTGGCATCGCACAGTGACGGTCCTTTACAAGAAAAATCCACAACCCAGAGCACGTAAGGCTTTTATTAGGACCTAACAATAGTATCAAAGCATCAAACAGAACTCTTCATCACTGCGCGCCTATTGCAACTTTCTCACACTGCCTTTCAGAGGATGATCGAAGTCTGCATAAAACCTTCTAAACTCCATCTTTAGAGGATAGAGAAACTGCAGACTTTAGGGGTATCTCCATCatgtccctttccccctcctgtcCATTTCGTAGGACTCGAAAGCTCGCAGTTTGACGCTTTGTAACTTTTGGACTGGTCCTGACGGTAGCATGGCTTACTGTACTTTGGATTTGCCTAataaactacatttcccagcacgcCACTCGCTCCAGTCCTGCTGCTTCAGTGTTCTGATCTAGACTATAGTACTTAGCCGCATCTGTAGGGAGGGCGagtcgcgcgcgcgcgcgtgcgcctgcctgcctgctcctatTCTGTGCCCTACCCACAACGAGGGCTCTTGAGTAGCGTGCGCGCGCGCCTGCTGCTCTTTGATTGACTTGTTGCTTCCTCGCGACGCACGCGCCGCCAGCCCGCAGTTTCTTTTGTGGCGGCTACAGGCTGCAGCAGGCTCTCCCCTCCCATATTGGCAACTGCCCTCCGCCG encodes:
- the NENF gene encoding neudesin isoform X2 produces the protein MPVEGSGLRRRCFFRNTRSPSSPSGSLSCPASSRVPAMADRSGLALALLALAWLGSQEARSEQELRFQQPVPRKRPVRLFTESELARYNGQEENQPIYLAVKGVVFDVTSGKEEELQSLDETFNNVYKAKYPIVGYTARRILNEDGSPNPNFKPEDQPHFSIKDEF